Proteins found in one Vallitalea guaymasensis genomic segment:
- the greA gene encoding transcription elongation factor GreA has product MPDKKVILTYNGLRELEDELQNLKVVRRKDVAEKIKEARAQGDLSENAEYDAAKEEQGEIESRIVELEKILKNAEVIDEEEISLDTISVGCKVKIYDLEFEEEIDYAIVGSTEADPLNYKISNESPVGSALIGSKIDDLVEAETPNGVVKLKVLDIHR; this is encoded by the coding sequence ATGCCTGACAAAAAAGTAATACTAACATATAATGGATTAAGGGAATTAGAAGATGAATTACAGAATCTGAAAGTTGTAAGAAGAAAAGATGTAGCAGAAAAGATAAAAGAAGCTAGAGCACAAGGCGATTTATCTGAAAATGCAGAATACGATGCGGCAAAAGAAGAACAAGGCGAAATTGAATCTAGAATAGTAGAACTTGAAAAAATACTTAAAAATGCTGAAGTAATCGACGAAGAAGAAATATCATTAGATACCATTAGTGTAGGTTGTAAAGTGAAGATATATGACCTAGAATTTGAAGAAGAAATTGATTATGCAATCGTAGGTTCAACAGAAGCAGATCCATTAAATTATAAAATATCTAATGAATCACCAGTCGGAAGTGCCTTAATCGGTTCTAAGATAGATGATTTAGTAGAAGCTGAAACTCCTAATGGAGTTGTAAAACTAAAAGTGTTAGACATTCATAGATAA
- the lysS gene encoding lysine--tRNA ligase — protein sequence MSDNNSNNQGKEQDLNELLQIRRDKLAGLQEKGKNPFELTKFSVDCHSNEIIDGFEELEGKEVTIAGRIMTKRVMGKASFCHIADRNGQIQSYVRKDAIGEEEYAEFKHYDLGDIVGIKGEVFRTQKGEISIKAHEVTLLSKSLQILPEKYHGLKDTDTRYRQRYLDLIVNPEVKDTFIARSKIIKEIRNVLDNRGYLEVETPVLNTISGGASARPFITHHNALDMELYMRIALELPLKRLIVGGFERVYEIGRVFRNEGLSVRHNPEFTLLELYEAYTDYHGMMDLTEELIRTVANRVLGTTTVTYDEVEIDLGKPFARLSMLDAVKQYANVDFDEIETDEQAKELAKKHHIEFEKHHKKGDILNLFFEEYVEEHLVQPTFIIDHPVEISPLAKRKPEKPDYTERFELFITKREFANAFSELNDPIDQRQRFERQEELRAAGDEEASMIDEDFLTALEYGMPPTGGLGIGIDRLVMLLTDSYSIRDVLLFPTMKPKE from the coding sequence GTGTCAGATAACAATAGTAACAACCAAGGCAAAGAACAGGACCTTAATGAACTCCTACAAATTAGAAGAGATAAACTAGCTGGGTTACAAGAAAAAGGAAAAAATCCTTTTGAACTCACTAAATTTAGTGTGGATTGTCATAGTAATGAAATTATCGATGGTTTTGAGGAGTTAGAAGGCAAAGAAGTTACAATTGCAGGTAGAATCATGACTAAACGTGTTATGGGAAAAGCTTCTTTCTGTCACATAGCTGATAGAAATGGACAAATTCAATCATACGTTAGAAAAGATGCAATTGGTGAAGAAGAATATGCCGAATTCAAACATTATGACTTAGGTGATATTGTTGGTATAAAAGGTGAAGTATTCAGAACTCAAAAAGGTGAAATATCAATAAAAGCTCATGAGGTAACTTTACTATCTAAGAGTTTACAGATTTTACCAGAGAAATATCATGGATTAAAGGACACTGATACAAGATATCGTCAAAGATATCTAGATTTAATCGTTAATCCAGAAGTAAAGGATACTTTCATAGCTAGATCCAAGATCATAAAAGAAATCAGGAACGTACTTGATAATAGAGGATACTTAGAAGTAGAAACACCAGTACTCAATACAATATCTGGTGGAGCATCTGCAAGACCTTTCATAACACATCATAATGCTCTTGATATGGAATTATACATGAGAATCGCTCTTGAATTACCTTTGAAGAGATTGATTGTAGGTGGATTCGAAAGAGTATATGAAATAGGTAGAGTATTTAGAAATGAAGGATTGTCAGTAAGACATAACCCTGAATTTACATTACTTGAATTATATGAAGCATATACAGACTATCATGGTATGATGGATTTAACCGAAGAACTTATTCGTACAGTAGCTAATAGAGTATTAGGAACTACTACTGTTACATATGATGAGGTAGAAATCGATCTTGGTAAACCATTTGCAAGACTATCAATGTTAGATGCAGTTAAACAATATGCTAATGTTGATTTTGATGAAATAGAAACAGATGAACAAGCAAAAGAATTAGCTAAAAAGCATCATATAGAATTTGAAAAACACCATAAAAAAGGTGATATCCTCAATCTTTTCTTTGAGGAATATGTTGAAGAACATCTTGTTCAACCAACATTCATAATTGATCACCCAGTAGAAATCTCACCTCTTGCTAAGAGAAAGCCTGAGAAACCAGATTATACTGAGAGATTCGAATTATTTATCACAAAAAGAGAATTCGCTAATGCCTTCTCTGAGTTGAATGATCCAATCGATCAAAGACAAAGATTCGAGAGACAAGAAGAACTTCGTGCAGCTGGAGATGAAGAAGCCAGCATGATCGACGAAGACTTCCTTACTGCATTAGAATATGGAATGCCTCCAACAGGAGGACTTGGAATAGGTATTGACAGATTGGTTATGTTATTGACTGATTCATATTCAATCAGAGACGTACTATTATTCCCAACAATGAAACCAAAAGAGTAG
- the cdaA gene encoding diadenylate cyclase CdaA — MEDLNNFWQNLKMIRFDLPIIGVKDVIEIALIAFVIYQLLKWVRGTRAWTLFKGLLIISIIAFISMILELNTITFIFVKTINTGIIALLIVFQPELRSALEQLGRRNFFSTILIFEEQKDKKEKISIKAIEEIVTATEEMAKFKTGALIVVEREVKLGEYERTGIPLNATITSQLLINIFEHNTPLHDGAIIIRNNKIVAATCYLPLSDNMSLSKELGTRHRAAVGITEVSDCIVIIVSEETGNVSMALGGNIIRNVDSDYLKNKLVYQKKTADIKKFKIWKGRQRNG, encoded by the coding sequence TTGGAAGATTTGAATAACTTTTGGCAGAATTTAAAAATGATACGATTCGATTTACCTATAATAGGCGTAAAAGATGTAATTGAAATAGCTTTGATTGCATTTGTCATATATCAACTTTTAAAATGGGTTAGAGGTACTAGAGCCTGGACACTTTTTAAAGGTTTATTAATAATATCTATTATTGCATTCATATCAATGATACTGGAACTTAACACTATAACTTTTATATTTGTCAAAACCATTAATACTGGAATCATAGCCTTGCTGATCGTATTTCAACCAGAACTTAGAAGTGCATTGGAACAGCTTGGCCGAAGAAATTTTTTCTCTACTATCTTAATATTTGAAGAACAGAAAGACAAAAAAGAGAAGATTTCAATAAAAGCAATAGAAGAAATTGTAACGGCAACAGAAGAAATGGCAAAATTCAAAACAGGAGCATTAATAGTCGTAGAGAGAGAAGTAAAACTTGGTGAATATGAACGAACTGGAATACCGTTGAATGCAACAATAACAAGTCAATTGCTTATAAATATATTTGAACACAATACTCCACTTCATGATGGAGCAATTATAATAAGAAATAATAAGATAGTTGCCGCAACCTGCTATTTACCACTATCAGATAATATGAGCCTCAGTAAAGAGTTAGGGACAAGGCATAGAGCAGCAGTTGGTATAACTGAAGTTTCTGACTGTATAGTTATCATAGTTTCAGAAGAAACAGGAAATGTATCGATGGCATTAGGTGGTAATATAATTAGAAATGTAGATAGTGATTATTTGAAAAATAAATTAGTCTATCAAAAGAAGACAGCTGACATAAAGAAATTTAAAATTTGGAAAGGTAGACAAAGAAATGGGTAA
- a CDS encoding CdaR family protein, with amino-acid sequence MGNVFTRNVGWKIASIVIAFFVWFAIIRVEDPYITKDFKHIPVKVLNEEVITSKNQYINFIEGQYVDVTLGGKRTIIERFNKDDIIATVDMQYLSFTDSLVIDIKPIEGITVVKKSPNDMRISRENVKSESRKITYEFEGNPKESYIHLDPIITPNTVEIEGPESKMAQVHEVRVTLGIDGATNDVTSVGKIRLLDKEGNEVSDIDKSIEEVSYQVPIRKLKEVSVLVKTTGSLPSGYKLTGSEVIPKKVTLIGTESAIDKISNLVLEVPLNNVTSDVDKEISLATVLPVGVSRYQNTNMVTVKLNVDKVQEKEVTILTHDISIERLPENLNISIVNTEDIKVTFRGILEDLSRITVYSLNPTINLNNLEEGRHEVTLNLTYPRSVELVTEIPKVVIELTKQDQGDVTENIQDNAGDIGEDTESNEPVDDTPVNN; translated from the coding sequence ATGGGTAATGTATTTACAAGAAACGTAGGATGGAAAATTGCATCAATTGTAATAGCCTTCTTTGTTTGGTTTGCTATTATAAGGGTAGAAGATCCATATATAACCAAGGATTTTAAACACATACCTGTAAAAGTTCTTAATGAAGAGGTAATCACGTCCAAAAACCAATATATCAATTTTATAGAAGGTCAATATGTTGATGTTACCCTAGGAGGGAAACGTACAATAATTGAACGTTTCAATAAAGATGATATAATAGCTACCGTTGATATGCAATACTTATCATTTACTGATTCATTAGTTATTGATATAAAGCCTATTGAAGGAATTACAGTTGTTAAGAAAAGTCCTAACGATATGAGAATATCAAGAGAAAATGTTAAATCAGAAAGTAGAAAGATAACCTATGAATTTGAGGGTAATCCTAAGGAATCATATATTCATCTAGATCCTATCATTACTCCAAATACTGTTGAAATAGAAGGGCCAGAATCTAAGATGGCTCAAGTACACGAAGTTAGAGTAACCCTTGGTATTGATGGTGCCACTAATGACGTTACATCCGTTGGTAAAATAAGATTATTGGACAAAGAAGGTAACGAAGTCAGTGACATAGATAAGAGTATAGAAGAAGTTAGTTACCAAGTTCCTATCAGGAAATTGAAAGAAGTCAGTGTTCTTGTTAAGACCACAGGTAGTTTGCCTTCTGGATACAAATTGACTGGAAGTGAAGTTATTCCTAAGAAGGTAACTCTTATTGGAACAGAATCGGCTATTGATAAAATTAGTAATCTAGTATTGGAAGTACCACTTAATAATGTTACTTCTGATGTTGACAAAGAAATTAGCCTAGCTACAGTATTACCAGTTGGAGTATCAAGATATCAAAACACCAACATGGTTACGGTTAAATTGAATGTAGACAAAGTTCAAGAAAAAGAGGTAACGATATTAACTCATGATATAAGTATAGAAAGATTACCAGAGAATCTGAATATATCTATAGTTAATACAGAAGATATTAAGGTAACATTTCGAGGAATACTAGAAGACTTGAGTAGAATTACAGTATACAGTCTCAATCCTACGATAAATCTTAATAACTTGGAGGAAGGGCGACATGAAGTCACTCTTAATCTTACATACCCAAGAAGTGTTGAACTTGTTACTGAAATTCCAAAAGTCGTAATAGAATTAACTAAACAAGATCAAGGTGATGTGACTGAAAATATACAGGATAATGCAGGTGACATAGGAGAAGATACTGAAAGCAATGAACCTGTAGATGATACACCAGTTAACAATTAA
- a CDS encoding ISNCY family transposase, translating into MTEQYKYEIIKRLVETKGNKDNAALKLGCTRRNINRLIKGYLDQGKIFFIHGNRGRKPSHTIEDNIKENILNLYRTKYYNTNFTHYCELLEEHEKIKVSVSTVQNILMSEGMLSPKARRVTKKRMRLKLKKQRNATKSKKEVAKITENIVALEDAHPRRPRCAFLGEMIQMDASVHFWFGDKKTHLHIAVDDATGTVVGAYFDRQETLKGYYNVFHQILNNHGIPYMFYTDRRTVFEYRQKKSPSLEKDTFTQFGYACKQLGVEIRTTSNPQAKGRVERMFQTLQSRLPIELRLAGATTIEQANIFLDSYIQKYNAKFALPLNNIKSVFEKQPDNEKINLTLAVLVNRKIDNGHCIRLNKKYYKPIDSNGYPVYYHKGTLALVIKSFDGQLFTSIGEKVYTLDEIPEHEYTSRNFHYPQSTEKPRKRYIPPMSHPWKKSTFTKFVKKQKHYYEQSFESAMYSQALTIAK; encoded by the coding sequence ATGACAGAACAATATAAATATGAAATTATTAAAAGATTAGTTGAAACTAAAGGGAACAAGGACAATGCAGCTCTGAAACTAGGCTGTACTAGACGAAATATAAATCGTTTAATCAAAGGTTATTTAGATCAAGGAAAGATTTTCTTTATCCATGGTAATCGTGGTCGTAAACCATCACATACAATAGAAGACAATATCAAAGAAAATATCTTAAATCTTTATCGAACAAAATATTATAACACAAACTTCACTCATTATTGTGAGTTGCTAGAAGAGCATGAAAAAATCAAGGTTTCTGTAAGTACTGTACAAAACATTCTTATGTCTGAAGGGATGCTTTCACCTAAAGCTAGACGTGTTACTAAAAAGAGAATGCGTCTTAAGTTGAAAAAACAAAGAAATGCTACTAAATCAAAGAAAGAGGTTGCTAAAATTACAGAAAACATAGTTGCTCTTGAAGATGCTCATCCTCGTAGACCACGCTGTGCTTTTTTAGGTGAGATGATTCAAATGGATGCTTCTGTACACTTTTGGTTTGGGGATAAAAAAACTCATCTACATATTGCTGTTGATGATGCTACAGGAACTGTTGTTGGAGCATATTTTGATAGACAAGAAACGTTGAAAGGCTACTATAATGTTTTTCATCAGATTTTAAATAATCATGGTATTCCCTATATGTTTTATACTGATAGACGTACTGTCTTTGAATATAGGCAAAAAAAATCTCCTTCTCTTGAAAAGGATACTTTTACTCAGTTTGGTTATGCTTGTAAACAGTTAGGGGTCGAAATCAGAACAACCAGCAATCCACAAGCCAAAGGTCGCGTAGAACGAATGTTCCAAACATTACAATCACGCCTACCAATCGAATTAAGATTAGCAGGCGCAACAACCATAGAACAAGCAAATATATTTTTGGACTCCTACATACAAAAATATAATGCTAAATTTGCTCTGCCTCTTAATAATATCAAATCTGTTTTTGAAAAACAACCCGATAATGAAAAAATTAATCTTACTCTTGCAGTTCTTGTAAATCGTAAGATTGATAATGGTCACTGTATCAGATTAAACAAAAAGTATTATAAACCTATAGATTCTAATGGCTACCCTGTTTATTACCATAAAGGTACACTGGCTCTAGTTATTAAATCTTTTGATGGACAACTATTTACAAGCATAGGAGAAAAAGTATACACTCTAGACGAGATACCAGAACATGAATATACATCAAGAAATTTCCATTACCCCCAAAGCACTGAAAAACCTCGCAAAAGATATATTCCACCAATGTCTCATCCGTGGAAAAAGAGTACTTTTACAAAGTTTGTTAAAAAGCAAAAACACTATTATGAACAATCCTTTGAGTCTGCAATGTACTCCCAAGCTTTGACCATTGCTAAATAA
- a CDS encoding putative glycoside hydrolase: MAYRKRQRNTRKYWFLILLIVLIICAPFVYKYLTNKDGDGNNFISSIIKPDEPTVETLEVGFNDYLESPGVSYNLYSEAPKVKGLYVNASAVSSKERFNTLIDIANTTEVNAFVIDVKNDSGRITFDMDNPQSDEINAEVKYMRDINVVMDRLYENDIYPIARIVAFKDPWSSKKITDLAIKNKDGSLWMYDKVSWLNPYNKDTWDYVLNVAKKAAEVGFKEIQFDYIRFEATRSLNNADFGEDAENKTRMEVISEFVEYAMKELEPYNVKVSADVFGTIITSKVDAKAIGQDYLAMAEKLDVICPMVYPSHYGKGFFGIPRDKHSDLYPYETILGSMTASNEKYKELNGKKAAIVRPWLQAFTASYLRKPNYKSYGPEEIRAQIQGTYDAGLEEWILWHAGSKYNKDALLKAQ, from the coding sequence ATGGCTTATCGTAAGAGACAACGTAATACAAGAAAATATTGGTTCTTGATTTTATTAATAGTGTTGATAATTTGTGCTCCATTTGTATATAAATACTTAACTAATAAAGATGGTGATGGAAATAACTTTATCAGTAGTATTATTAAACCAGATGAACCAACAGTAGAAACACTGGAAGTTGGATTCAACGATTATCTAGAAAGTCCTGGTGTCAGCTATAATTTGTATAGTGAAGCTCCAAAAGTTAAGGGGCTATATGTAAACGCATCTGCAGTTAGCAGTAAGGAAAGATTCAATACCTTAATAGATATAGCTAATACTACAGAGGTAAATGCGTTTGTTATAGATGTTAAAAATGATTCAGGTAGAATTACGTTTGATATGGATAATCCACAATCAGATGAAATTAATGCAGAAGTAAAATATATGAGAGACATTAATGTTGTCATGGATAGACTATATGAAAATGATATCTATCCAATAGCACGTATTGTAGCATTTAAAGACCCTTGGTCATCAAAAAAAATAACTGACCTTGCTATTAAGAATAAAGACGGTAGTCTTTGGATGTATGATAAAGTATCATGGCTTAATCCTTATAATAAAGATACTTGGGATTATGTCCTTAATGTTGCTAAAAAAGCCGCAGAAGTTGGATTCAAAGAAATTCAATTCGACTATATAAGATTTGAAGCTACAAGAAGTTTGAATAACGCAGATTTTGGTGAGGATGCTGAAAACAAAACAAGAATGGAAGTTATTTCAGAGTTTGTTGAATACGCCATGAAAGAATTAGAACCATATAATGTCAAAGTATCAGCTGATGTATTTGGTACTATTATTACAAGTAAAGTAGATGCAAAAGCTATAGGACAGGATTACTTAGCTATGGCAGAAAAATTAGATGTAATCTGCCCAATGGTATATCCTTCACACTATGGAAAAGGTTTCTTTGGAATACCTAGAGATAAACATTCAGACTTATATCCATATGAGACAATACTAGGTTCAATGACAGCATCAAATGAAAAATATAAAGAATTAAATGGCAAGAAAGCAGCTATAGTAAGACCTTGGCTTCAAGCATTTACAGCATCTTATCTAAGAAAACCAAATTATAAGTCCTATGGTCCAGAAGAAATACGTGCTCAGATACAAGGAACATATGATGCAGGTCTTGAGGAATGGATTTTATGGCATGCTGGTTCAAAATATAATAAAGATGCATTATTAAAAGCGCAATAA